Proteins from one Agelaius phoeniceus isolate bAgePho1 chromosome 10, bAgePho1.hap1, whole genome shotgun sequence genomic window:
- the NEU4 gene encoding sialidase-4 isoform X1 translates to MGSRHFPARTVLFEKESSGVTYRVPALLYLPCVAKLLAFAEERLSADDAHANLLVLRRGSIYGSYVQWEDMRVLETATLQHHRSMNPCPLYDEFTGTLFLFFITVLGRTPEAYQIVTGQNVTRLCCVTSADQGLSWSTATDLTQQVIGATIKDWATFALGPGHGIQLRSGRLLVPAYSYHIDCKECFGQLCKTTPHSFAFYSDDHGRAWRFGEFIPNLQSGECQLVSVDEEDGSNVLYCNARSPLGFRVQALSTDDGAVFHGGQLVQRLVEPPHGCHGSVIGFPAPLVYVPAASRDAGMPSRGSGRRLLPGPLRALGHPPTRQAGGAEPPAGGRPEPHEDCPTPGRHGDAHGVTLAQGDSAASPSPAPFFQAPTWILYSHPTSPMSRVNMGVHLSTFPRDAESWTEPWVIYEGPSAYSDLAYLELPQREAPVAGGTAAAFACLYENGVRSPYEQISFSMFTLHDVLQNIPLTAAAPPRPRGGKRRRRRSCFIS, encoded by the exons ATGGGCTCCCGGCACTTCCCGGCGCGGACCGTGCTCTTCGAGAAGGAATCCAGCGGTGTCACCTACCGTGTGCCCGCCCTGCTCTACCTGCCCTGCGTGGCCAAGCTGCTGGCGTTCGCCGAGGAGCGCCTCAGCGCCGACGATGCCCACGCCAACCTGCTGGTGCTGCGCCGCGGCTCCATCTACGGCAGCTACGTGCAG TGGGAAGACATGCGTGTGCTGGAGACAGCAACGCTGCAGCACCACCGCTCCATGAACCCCTGCCCACTCTACGATGAGTTCACGGGCaccctcttcctcttcttcatcaCCGTGCTGGGCAGGACGCCCGAAGCCTACCAGATTGTCACTGGCCAAAATGTCACCCGCCTGTGCTGTGTCACCAGCGCTGACCAGGGCCTGAGCTGGAGCACGGCCACAGACCTGACACAGCAGGTGATTGGTGCCACCATCAAAG ACTGGGCGACGTTCGCGCTGGGCCCCGGGCACGGGATCCAGCTGCGCTCGGGCCGGCTGCTGGTGCCCGCCTACAGCTACCACATCGACTGCAAGGAGTGCTTCGGGCAGCTCTGCAAGACCACCCCGCACTCCTTCGCCTTCTACAGCGACGACCACGGCCGCGCCTGGCGCTTCGGGGAGTTCATCCCCAACCTGCAGTCGGGCGAGTGCCAGCTGGTGTCCGTGGATGAGGAGGACGGCTCCAACGTCCTCTACTGCAACGCGCGCAGCCCGCTGGGCTTCAGGGTGCAGGCGCTGAGCACGGACGACGGGGCCGTGTTCCACGGGGGGCAGCTGGTGCAGCGGCTGGTGGAGCCGCCCCACGGCTGCCACGGCAGCGTCATCGGCTTCCCCGCGCCGCTCGTGTACGTCCCCGCTGCCTCCCGGGACGCCGGGATGCCCTCCCGGGGCTCGGGGCGCCGCCTGCTCCCCGGGCCGCTCCGGGCGCTTGGGCACCCGCCCACCCgacaggcaggaggagctgagccccCCGCTGGCGGCCGCCCTGAGCCCCATGAGGATTGTCCCACCCCAGGGCGTCACGGTGATGCCCACGGTGTCACCTTGGCGCAGGGGGACTCTGCGGcgagccccagccccgctcccttCTTCCAAGCGCCAACGTGGATCCTGTACTCGCACCCCACCAGCCCCATGTCCAGGGTGAACATGGGCGTTCACCTGAGCACCTTCCCCAGGGACGCCGAGAGCTGGACAGAGCCCTGGGTCATCTACGAGGGCCCGAGCGCCTACTCGGACCTGGCGTACCTGGAGCTGCCGCAGCGGGAGGCGCCCGTGGCCGGCGGCACCGCCGCCGCCTTCGCCTGCCTCTACGAGAACGGCGTGAGGTCTCCCTACGAGCAGATCTCCTTCAGCATGTTCACGCTGCACGATGTGCTCCAGAACATCCCCCTGACAGCCGCTGctcccccccggccccgcggcgggaagaggaggaggaggaggagctgcttcATCTCCTAG
- the TM4SF19 gene encoding transmembrane 4 L6 family member 19: MCVGKCSRIVGPCLLVLGTLSMLASVLLLFPAGASRYLLQGHLGRHARALPGLWGGGIAVLLAATQVTALGWQRPGCSGRHSALLSVLLSKLALLGAAACFVLCGVGLSTGPLCLHNSTALGPGHAALWGYPFLDPIDLGAGARAENYLYNRSTWSTCLEPEGIVAWHVALFSLLLLISAAEMLLALLQILNGLLGCLCGSCDGK; encoded by the exons ATGTGCGTGGGGAAGTGCAGCCGGATCGTGGGGCCCTgcctgctggtgctgggcacGCTGTCCATGTTGGCCAGCGTCCTGCTGCTGTTCCCGGCCGGAGCATCCCGGTacctgctgcagggacacctgggccgCCACGCCCGCGCCCTGCCGGGGCTCTGGGGCGGCGGCATCGCC gtgctgctggcagcgaCCCAGGTCACGGCGCTGGGCTGGCAGCGCCCCGGCTGCTCCGGCCGCCACAGC GCGCTGCTGTCCGTGCTGCTCTCCAagctggcgctgctgggcgcCGCCGCCTGCTTCGTGCTCTGCGGGGTGGGGCTGAGCACCGGCCCGCTCTGCCTGCACAACAGCACCGCGCTGGGCCCCGGGCACGCCGCCCTCTGGGGTTACCCCTTCCTGGATCCCATCGACCTGGGCGCTGGTGCCAG GGCTGAGAACTACCTGTACAACcggagcacctggagcacctgcCTGGAGCCCGAGGGCATCGTGGCCTGGCACGTGGCGCTGTtctcgctgctgctgctcatcaGCGCCGCCGAgatgctgctggccctgctccagATCCTCAACGGCCTCCTCGGCTGCCTCTGCGGCTCCTGTGACGGCAAGTAG